Below is a genomic region from Deltaproteobacteria bacterium.
CAGCAGACCAGGGTCTAGACTTTTAAAACAGGTAACATGTCGACAAAATTGTACCGGCCACTTTTATACTACCTTAGAGAGTGGGCTCCGCTGGAACACCCTCAATTCCTCGAACGCTGTCGTTTCCCCCTACTCTTGTGGCCCCAGCGGGAAGGACTGCTGCAAGAGACATCCATCCAGTTCGAGACCTACTCGGGAGAGCTCTCAGGTGAGGATCCTTTCTGCCACTCAGAGGACACAGAGTCGTCGGAAAAAGAGATCCTGGTCATCGAGGTAAAAAAAAGGTCGCCAAATGCCCCTGAACACATGGTCTGCGTAGGTCGTGCCGGCAATAATGACATCGTCTTTGCCAATGATACGGTCTCAAAACTTCATGCCTATTTTCTCACAGAGGGCTCAGAGTCCGCTTACGAAATCGTGGACGCAAATTCCACC
It encodes:
- a CDS encoding FHA domain-containing protein, with product MSTKLYRPLLYYLREWAPLEHPQFLERCRFPLLLWPQREGLLQETSIQFETYSGELSGEDPFCHSEDTESSEKEILVIEVKKRSPNAPEHMVCVGRAGNNDIVFANDTVSKLHAYFLTEGSESAYEIVDANSTNGTRVGNKRLEPYQGEVLDNGDQIHFGPLIKVTYLTPAGFYQFLQELLHKNAQQRPSSG